The sequence TGATGCCAGTGCTGCACGTTGTGTGTAAAACCAGCGAACTCGTTGATCGTCTCAAAGTCCACCGCATTGCATGAGAGTGCCCGTGCAGCTCGGGTGGGGGAAAAAGCGAAGAGCGATGGAGACCAGTTTCTTGGCACGAatgtgttgtgtgtgtgtgtgtgtgtgtaggcatACCCTGTCAGAAGCATTCTGCCTGCTGTTACCCTCGTGGTGGTCTTGCTGCTCCTGGCCGGTTCCGCTGACACGTTGCTGGCGACTGCgactcccctctcctttcctttttgtttccCATCACCGCAGCCCTCCTCAACATCCACGTCCGCTGCTAATACTGTTTGCCGGTGTGCACCACGTCTTGTCCGTTCGCGGCTACACACTTCGCTCATCGGTTAAGAggatcttttttttctctcatcTTACGCGTCAAGTCCGGTGTGTAActcacttccccccccctctcgtgTAACATGACCAGCTCCTCAGATCTAAAcaaggcgtgtgtgcgaggATGGGCGCACCCACCGCTGTCCACCAAATACCCCCCCCACTAAGTAACTCGTAGGAAAAAGAGGCACGCCCGGCATAAATCACACGTGTACATCGCTGTGTAGGTTCGCTTGCAGCTATGTGCGTTCTTCCCTAACATCCTTTGGCGTGTTGCAagtcctcgtcctctctcccctgtCTGTCCCTTTCTGGGACACATCCTGGTCACTACTTgatttctctctttccctaaTCCCCGCTTCGCTCTACGACCCCATTGTGCACGTCTGCGTTGTGGCTCACCCTGCGCAACGCAAAGAAAGTGAGAGGCGCAGCGACTCATCATTCTTCCCTGGTCACTCGCTGCCACTTGGAGTGTACCACACGCATGATAACTCACCGATAGGGCAAGGCACATCCAGCGGTATGAGCCTGTTTCTTGAGCTGCCCAGCGCCGTCTGGGCCGTGCTTGCCATCGAGTTTCTCGAGCGTCTCGGCTACTACGCTgttgccttttctcttttcaccTACTGCACCGTCATGCTCCAGGCGGGTCCCGCGGCAGCGAATGCGCTGATTAACATCGTGTACATCCTCGTCCCCACTGCAGCGCTCCTTGCGTCGGGTGTGGCGGATAGCCGGGTTGGTCGGTCGCGTGTACTGGCCATTGCGCTGGCCGCTTACACAGCCTCGCTGCTCCTTTTGTGCGTGTCAGCCACCCCCTGGCTCTacacctccttccccctcggTGCGCAGTGGAGTAGTAAGGCCCTGTTCGCTGTGGCACTGGTAGGGTTCAGTGCTGGATACGGTTCGATGAAGGTGTGCATCAACCCGATCATGGCTGATTGCGTCACGCTACATTACCGCACTGCATTTATTGGGCTACCAACCATCGTTGACAGCAGGGAGGCAAGGGCAGTGATGAATGCTGTGAGTGTTGTAAAGGCTGCCGAGCTCCCCACACGTGAGATAGCCTCCTTGTCAGGTGCGACGCGCAAGGGTGTCGTTGCCAAtgcgactgcagcagcgagtgaAGCGTCGAGCCACGACGTCTCGTCTTACGACTCCATTACCGAGACAGACACCGCTGCGTCTCTTTACGAGAGGGAGCACGTGACTACGGCCCTCTCCCGCCTGTTTGTGTACACCTACTGGGTAGGAAACGTTGGCGGTCTCGTTGGCAGCTTTgtcgcaccgctgctgcgcaatTTCGAGAGCCGTCGCCTCGTGCAGGGAAGTGAGGAGTATACAACCGGCTACTACTACAGCTTCCTGCTGGCGGCCTTGTCGGTCGGCCTCGGTGGTGGTTTCCTCTACTGGTGCTTTGCCTGGCTGCCCAGCAACGCGCCAGCACCTAAGTTTGTGCTGATTCGTGTGATTGTGCTCGCGCTGCAAAATAGGTGGGCGGTGATGCGAGgcagtgtgcgtgtggtgccAGGCACTCGCGATGGCATCTCTGAACCCCAAGACTGGCTCGACTATGCGTGTGTCAGGCTACACCCGATTTCATCTGGGACGGGGGGCATCTCTGCCAACCACGTCGCTCTtgccgacgccgctgcggccttCGAGTGTTCTACCTCGACTGTGTATGGttcgagctgcagcaccacccttGATGACGTTGACGGTGATGCCTCTAACACCTCACTCTGGGTGGCCGACTGCCGCACGACGCTGCGAGCCTGCAAGGCCTTCATTGCCCTGCCCATTTACTGGCTAATCTGTAATCAGTTCAGCACGAACCTCATGTATCAGGCCGAAGCCTTGGATATGCCAGTGAGCGTGCCGAAGGAACTTTTCAACAACATCAACACCGCCACCATGCTGCTCTTCTTAGCTCTTTGGGATTTGTGGCTGCTCCCACGCGttctgctgcaccgcgttCCCTCTGCCTGTCTTCGGATTATGGCAGGGTTTGggtgcatgtgcgcctccATGCTGTGGTGCGGGTTCTTACAGTGCACCATAACTGACCGTGGCTACTACGAAGGTGAGGATAGTTACGTGCTCCGCGATGGCCAACGGAAGCTGTCGGCAGGGTGGCTGATCGTGCCGTACATTCTGCAAGGActcgcctccgccttcgTGGACCCGACAGTAATGGAGGTGGCATACCGAGACACCCCGGAGCGGATGAAGGGGACGGTCATGGGGCTGTACTGGTTCGCCTCCAGTGCAAGCGGATTTCTCggcttcgctctctcactGGTGATGAAGCCGCAGAACGCAGCgcccctcttcttttccttcgcaGTGGCACAGATGGTTGTCGCGGCGCTCTTCTACCGTGCCAACAGCGGCTGTTAAACGGGTCTGTGTTGATGTGTCGCTTTACGAGCCAGATGATGCAGCGctcgcgttttttttctctcatgAGCGCTGGCACCGCCCAgcgcaggcgcacgcacacgtcggAACTCATACGACTGGGCAAGTACCACTTCATGGTCAGGTTATCAGCACTCTCTCCACTAGTAGGTAGACCTGTGGAAGCGCAcgactctctcttttgcgcGTTACATCAACACATCTACTGCCGGGGCAGTCAACGGGACAGGCATAAAGTGAGATGCCGGGGAAACCCCACCTCaaccccccccttctctcccctctccgtgCTACTCTACTTCCGGTGACAGCAGTACTCACACCTacgctctttttttctttttccatTGCTCCCTCGCCGTAGTATACAGCGAAGGAAAGATGAGGAATcggtggggagagggcgtgcgacgacgaggaagggGTATTGCTGCTTGTTCTGCTCTCGTTTGATTGCAGCATCGGCCCACACTCGTGTTACTCCTCTCCAAAGTGCAGCGAGGTGTACTCTTCGCGCACAGGCCTCCCTATTTGCCTCCTTCGTGTTCTTCTGCGGCTCGTCTTGTACGTGCGGAGGAATTTAGGGGCATGCGGGTGTGTAGGGGTGGGTGGCTCTCTCAGACGTCCAAGTGGCAGATTCGATCGTAGGCCTGCACCTCACTGAAGAGAGGTCTACGTCCCACTCCTCTGGTGCACTGGAGCCGGATGCACCTGAAAAGGCCCACGGCCACAACTGAGCCGCGCTGGACTTGACGTTGCTTTGCATTGCTCGTGAGCCCTACGCTTTGTGCGTGAATGCCTGTGGCGCCACCTCTCCACCCACTCTTCATCTCACATCAACGCCAGCATACGTTCATCCACACTCGcactttcctctttttctgtgaccctcctcttctcttcgtttCGCCTTACCACGCAATCCCACACACCGACGTGCCTTTATCTCGCTCCCTCGCTTTCTCGCgcacttttttctcttctctcccttttgATTGTCGGGTCTGCTCAGTCACTCTGGGTTTCACACGAGTTTTTGTAGAATGGCCGCCACCAAGTGCGCCGCGAAGCGGAAGGTCGCGAAGAAAGTGTCGCGCAAGAGCCCCGAGTACACGACCCTGCGCAAGAGTTGTGCCCCTGGCGCCATCGCGATCATCCTTGCTGGCCGCTTTCGCGGTCGCCGCGCCGTGATCctgaagcagctgccgcacaaCGGCCCGCTGGTCGTGTCCGGCCCGATGAAGTATAGCGGCGTCCCCATCCGCCGCATCGACTCCCGTTACGTGATCGCCACGAGCACCAAGGTCGATATCTCCAGCGTTGACACGTCGTCCATCACCCCTGAGGTGTTTCTGCGCCCCAAGGCGGAGAAGCCGACCAAGTGCGAAGGAGACTTCATGGGTGACAAGCAAAAGGCTaaggcggagaaggctgCCAAGAAAACCtccaaggcggagaagaagaCCGTCGTGTCGGACGCGCGCGCCcagctgcagaagaagaTCGACGCCGCTCTCGTCGCGGCCATCAAGAAGGACGCTCAGGGTAAGGAGAAGGCCGGCTACCTGCGCTCTGTCTTCACAGTGAAGCCGGGTGatgcgccgcaccgctggAACTGGTAAGCACATGGCGCCCGGCGCGCCCTCGTAGCGCGTACTGGTGGCATAGGTTCGCTAACTGTACAGCTCCTCACCAGAGGAGCGGGGCCAAGTGCACCAACTGACGTGCCTGATCTGCCTCATGCTCGTTTCTTGGTGTCTTTCTCGTCATTTTCTTTCTCATTTTCATCAGCAAGACGAAAAAGAGTAAATAAGTCGGTGCATGTGCAACCGGACGCgatcgtctctctctcgtgcggGCCGTCGCGAGTGATGGGTTGCAGGCGCTTATTGCTTCGGTCTTGTTTTCCACGCCTTCGACTGTCGACTCGCACGCGGTGGCTGCACCACTGGTGCTGTCGTTTTGATCGTCTTGTGTGCATCCTGGTACTCAGGCAGCATGCGTGGACCTCGCCAACGCCTGCCGCGTTCTTgtgaggaggaaaagggggctGTGACGGTGGCTATGTGAAGCACCTGCCCGCTCGTCTTTTGCTCCTCCGCGAATGCTTCTATCTActcatctccctctctctcctttttctttttcttcttttctctgctgcaccgcctccacgcctCTCTGCGCGTGTTCGCGTGGCTGCCTGCGTGATGCGAACTTCGCTTTCGCTCATTTCtcgttctttttcttttctttctttttgctGTGATGACACTCATGCTGCCATGCGCGCTCGAATGCAGGCGCTCGTGCACCGGCTTAtactcctctccttcctcctcacctaccccccctccctccccctcccccacaggCCAGTTGATTTCACCCGCTAACGAACGGGAAGGGGGCCCATTATTCATGAACAGCAGTAGCGGAGACGAATACGATCCGGCAGAGGTGTCCATACATacagccgctgcgccgtcctCTACTAGCAATGCCGTGATACCTTCAGCGGGGTTGTCGTTGAGGTCAGCAGCAGGGCGGGTGTCTGCCTTATCTGCCTTGTCCTTTGCGCCAAAAACGACGGCTTCAGTGacgccctcttcctccctgcCGGACCCGCGCAGTGCTGGCAGCGACGTCGACGGTGGCTATCGCTTGCACAGCAACATCAAGGGCCGCGTTCGCTGCCTCACGCTCAATCCGACTGGCACAACGTTGTgcgccggcagcgaggaTGGGCAGCTGTGCATGTGGGACTTCACTGTCCCGCTTCAGTCGCATCGCGTGCTGCCAACGCGGGTGCTGACGCC comes from Leishmania braziliensis MHOM/BR/75/M2904 complete genome, chromosome 33 and encodes:
- a CDS encoding putative 60S ribosomal protein L6, whose protein sequence is MAATKCAAKRKVAKKVSRKSPEYTTLRKSCAPGAIAIILAGRFRGRRAVILKQLPHNGPLVVSGPMKYSGVPIRRIDSRYVIATSTKVDISSVDTSSITPEVFLRPKAEKPTKCEGDFMGDKQKAKAEKAAKKTSKAEKKTVVSDARAQLQKKIDAALVAAIKKDAQGKEKAGYLRSVFTVKPGDAPHRWNW